A region from the Drosophila ananassae strain 14024-0371.13 chromosome 2L, ASM1763931v2, whole genome shotgun sequence genome encodes:
- the LOC6500314 gene encoding solute carrier family 23 member 2: MELNSVTLEEGGDASKARTQPKEKSNPQLLYAINDNPPWYLSIFLAFQHYLTMIGAIVSIPFILTPALCMSDEDANRGIIISTMIFVTGIVTYFQATWGVRLPIVQGGTISFLVPTLAILSLPQWKCPDQAVMDAMDDVEREELWQVRMRELSGAIAVSAMVQVILGYTGLVGKILKYVTPLTIVPTVSLVGLTLFEHAADTASKHWGIAVGTTGMLTLFSQIMSNVSVPVPAYRKGHGLEVRQFQLFRLFPVLLTIMIMWGLCGILTATDVFPPSHPSRTDVRLNVLTSAKWFYIPYPGQFGWPSVTLSGVLGMLAGVLACTVESLSYYPTVSQMSGAHSPPLHAINRGIGTEGLGTVLAGLWGAGNGTNTFGENVGAIGVTKIGSRRVIQWAALIMVLQGVIGKFGAIFILIPDSVVGGIFCVMFGMIIAFGLSTLQYVDLRSARNLYILGLSIFFPMVLCRWMQQNPGAIDTGNKTVDSTLSVLLGTTILVGGVLGCLLDNLIPGTPEERGLIQWAKEMPLGDDNVNDGTATDFDFPYGMETIRRWKWTYYVPFMPTYKLQKQS; the protein is encoded by the exons ATGGAGCTCAACAGTGTTACCTTGGAGGAGGGC GGAGATGCTTCAAAAGCTCGTACTCAACCGAAGGAGAAGTCCAATCCCCAACTGCTCTACGCCATTAACGACAATCCGCCATGGTACCTGAGCATCTTTCTGGCCTTTCAGCACTATCTGACCATGATCGGAGCCATTGTCTCCATCCCGTTTATTTTGACGCCGGCGCTGTGCATGTCAGACGAGGATGCCAACCGGGGCATCATTATATCCACCATGATCTTCGTCACCGGGATCGTGACCTACTTTCAGGCCACCTGGGGCGTGCGATTGCCCATTGTCCAGGGCGGTACCATATCGTTTCTGGTTCCGACCCTGGCCATTTTGTCCCTTCCCCAGTGGAAGTGCCCTGACCAGGCTGTGATGGACGCCATGGATGACGTGGAGCGCGAGGAACTGTGGCAGGTGCGCATGCGGGAGCTGTCAGGGGCCATTGCCGTATCCGCCATGGTGCAGGTGATCCTAGGATATACGGGACTGGTGGGCAAGATCCTCAAGTATGTGACCCCGCTGACCATCGTGCCTACAGTTTCGCTGGTGGGTCTCACCTTGTTCGAGCACGCTGCGGACACTGCCTCGAAGCATTGGGGCATTGCTGTCGG CACCACTGGCATGCTGACGCTTTTCTCGCAGATCATGTCCAATGTTTCGGTCCCGGTTCCGGCTTACCGCAAAGGCCACGGACTGGAGGTACGCCAGTTCCAGCTGTTCCGTCTGTTTCCTGTCCTGCTGACCATCATGATAATGTGGGGACTGTGCGGTATACTTACGGCTACCGACGTCTTTCCTCCGTCTCATCCCTCTCGAACAGATGTGCGCCTTAATGTCCTGACTAGTGCCAAGTGGTTCTACATTCCGTATCCGGGTCAGTTTGGATGGCCGTCGGTCACGCTCTCCGGAGTGCTCGGCATGTTGGCCGGAGTGCTGGCCTGCACCGTGGAGTCCCTGAGCTATTATCCCACAGTCTCTCAGATGTCCGGCGCCCATTCGCCCCCGCTGCATGCGATCAATCGGGGCATTGGCACCGAGGGATTGGGCACAGTCCTGGCTGGTCTGTGGGGAGCAGGCAACGGGACCAATACTTTTGGAGAGAACGTGGGCGCCATTGGTGTGACCAAG ATTGGCTCTCGTCGCGTTATACAGTGGGCCGCCCTTATCATGGTCCTGCAGGGCGTGATCGGAAAGTTTGGAGCTATTTTCATCCTAATTCCGGACTCTGTGGTGGGCGGTATATTCTGCGTAATGTTCGGGATGATTATAGCCTTCGGCCTGTCCACCCTGCAATATGTGGACTTGCGATCCGCCAGGAATCTTTACATCCTGGGGCTTTCCATATTTTTTCCCATGGTGCTGTGCCGCTGGATGCAGCAAAATCCGGGAGCCATAGACACTGGTAACAAAACCGTGGACTCCACGTTGTCGGTGCTACTAGGAACGACTATTCTAGTGGGCGGAGTCCTAGGCTGTTTGCTGGACAACCTGATTCCTGGAACTCCGGAGGAACGAGGTCTCATTCAGTGGGCGAAGGAGATGCCGTTGGGCGATGACAACGTCAACGATGGCACCGCCACCGACTTTGACTTCCCCTATGGAATGGAGACTATTCGGCGCTGGAAGTGGACCTACTACGTGCCGTTCATGCCCACCTACAAGCTCCAGAAACAGAGCTAA
- the LOC6500313 gene encoding transcription factor cwo isoform X3, whose product MNTIFTRKGKFNLLKYFDAVDEVYVQCKACGRNLKRQRSYNLKKHLSQVHRVCADCEADCYKSTRSCHMPDNVSASSGSPHQAYHPPLCHLRDMLGAASASDVEHSQDHNDVKDLSFRNHLNQLQRSQAAAAVAAAAVVGATANGGSPVASGGLDKLPMSNGGSSSGGPADNLPSNSTATGAPGAPNGNSNGSSGGSSSSNAASSTTPAAPVPTPKATPMAAHQQQPHQAPVITSTAPHHHHLHTQDSSHHDFESSREPILHTDTSNMHSPPPRDLLLQQHPHLAHSHHTQDSLLSVRMRNYSESSHEVEHNNNYKYKNHIKERFVHELHDEETSSEHCPVAPHLQSDHSHMQALSEHSKDGTEPEIAPIMAKKRKLAEAAAAANGEIPLEVHTDSSNAAPRIDKPSPSSFNFSDLKDIKSEIHNGNSNSSPLMAKLAAGAQLSTPSSTTAPLPPRHSFTVPIFALHGQGNYYVPLNVDYNALVPFLNGMDLLEKSYTSMPVVHPININVNFMASTPSASLLAAAAAAAAVAAGKQQAVVAAGGAGVPLSTSSAAAQAAAAAAAAVAKAKLEQAINQGW is encoded by the exons ATGAATACAATTTTTACAAGAAAGGGAAAGTTCAATCTCCTTAAGTATTTCGATGCCGTGGACGAGGTCTATGTGCAGTGCAAGGCATGCGGCCGAAATCTGAAGAGACAGCGGTCCTACAACCTGAAGAAGCACCTGTCGCAGGTGCACAGGGTCTGTGCCGATTGCGAAG CGGACTGCTACAAATCGACGCGCAGCTGCCATATGCCGGACAATGTGAGCGCCTCCAGCGGAAGCCCCCACCAGGCGTACCATCCGCCGCTGTGCCACCTGCGGGACATGCTCGGAGCCGCCTCGGCCTCGGACGTGGAGCACAGTCAGGACCACAATGACGTCAAGGACCTGAGCTTCCGCAACCACCTTAACCAGCTGCAGAGGAGTCAGGCGGCGGCAGCTGTGGCCGCAGCAGCCGTAGTGGGTGCCACGGCTAACGGGGGCTCCCCAGTAGCGAGCGGGGGATTGGACAAATTGCCAATGTCTAACGGAGGCTCTTCCAGTGGAGGACCAGCCGATAATCTGCCGAGCAACTCCACGGCCACCGGGGCTCCTGGGGCCCCCAATGGTAATAGCAACGGAAGTagtggcggcagcagcagtagcaacGCCGCCAGTTCCACCACCCCAGCAGCTCCCGTTCCCACTCCTAAGGCCACGCCTATGGCCGCCCACCAGCAGCAACCCCACCAGGCTCCGGTAATCACCTCGACGGCACCCCATCACCACCACCTCCACACCCAGGACAGCAGCCACCACGACTTCGAGTCCTCGCGAGAGCCCATTCTACACACAGACACCTCCAACATGCACTCGCCGCCCCCGCGGGACCTACTCCTGCAACAGCACCCCCACCTGGCCCACAGCCACCACACCCAGGACAGCCTGCTGTCGGTGAGGATGCGCAACTACTCGGAGTCCTCGCACGAGGTGGagcacaacaacaactacaagtACAAAAACCACATCAAGGAGCGGTTCGTGCATGAGTTGCACGACGAGGAAACCAGCAGCGAGCACTGTCCGGTGGCGCCACACCTGCAAAGCGACCATTCCCATATGCAGGCTCTGTCGGAGCACTCCAAGGATGGAACGGAACCCGAGATCGCACCCATTATGGCCAAGAAAAGGAAGCTGGCGGAGGCAGCCGCGGCGGCCAACGGGGAGATCCCCCTAGAAGTCCACACCGATTCGAGCAACGCTGCTCCTAGAATTGACAAGCCCTCGCCGTCCTCCTTCAACTTCAGCGACCTCAAGGACATCAAGTCGGAGATACACAACGGAAACTCCAACTCGAGTCCCCTCATGGCCAAGTTGGCTGCCGGAGCCCAGCTGAGCACGCCGAGTAGCACTACGGCGCCCCTGCCCCCGCGACACTCCTTTACGGTGCCCATCTTCGCGCTTCACGGGCAGGGCAACTACTATGTGCCCCTGAACGTTGACTACAATGCCCTGGTGCCCTTCCTAAACGGAATGGATCTGCTGGAGAAGAGCTACACCAGCATGCCAGTGGTGCACCCGATCAACATCAATGTGAACTTCATGGCCAGCACCCCGTCGGCCTCTCTGCTGGCTGCCGcagccgctgccgccgccgtaGCAGCCGGAAAGCAACAGGCGGTGGTGGCCGCTGGAGGAGCTGGTGTCCCACTCTCCACGAGTTCGGCCGCTGCCCAGgcagccgcagcagccgcCGCCGCAGTGGCTAAGGCCAAACTAGAGCAGGCCATCAACCAGGGATGGTGA
- the LOC6500313 gene encoding transcription factor cwo isoform X2 gives MNSCLADLSRLIPPQYQRKGRGRIEKTEIIEMAIRHLKHLQSECQHKESDYRSGYMDCMKEAAKFLYDIHMQDFCHRLLGRLQEHIDEMFKTDCYKSTRSCHMPDNVSASSGSPHQAYHPPLCHLRDMLGAASASDVEHSQDHNDVKDLSFRNHLNQLQRSQAAAAVAAAAVVGATANGGSPVASGGLDKLPMSNGGSSSGGPADNLPSNSTATGAPGAPNGNSNGSSGGSSSSNAASSTTPAAPVPTPKATPMAAHQQQPHQAPVITSTAPHHHHLHTQDSSHHDFESSREPILHTDTSNMHSPPPRDLLLQQHPHLAHSHHTQDSLLSVRMRNYSESSHEVEHNNNYKYKNHIKERFVHELHDEETSSEHCPVAPHLQSDHSHMQALSEHSKDGTEPEIAPIMAKKRKLAEAAAAANGEIPLEVHTDSSNAAPRIDKPSPSSFNFSDLKDIKSEIHNGNSNSSPLMAKLAAGAQLSTPSSTTAPLPPRHSFTVPIFALHGQGNYYVPLNVDYNALVPFLNGMDLLEKSYTSMPVVHPININVNFMASTPSASLLAAAAAAAAVAAGKQQAVVAAGGAGVPLSTSSAAAQAAAAAAAAVAKAKLEQAINQGW, from the exons ATGAACTCCTGCCTGGCGGACCTCTCCCGCCTCATCCCGCCGCAGTACCAGCGCAAGGGGCGCGGCCGCATCGAGAAGACGGAGATCATCGAGATGGCCATCCGGCACCTGAAGCACCTGCAGAGCGAGTGCCAGCATAAGGAGAGTGACTACCGCAGCGGCTACATGGACTGCATGAAGGAGGCGGCCAAGTTCCTCTACGACATCCACATGCAGGACTTTTGCCACCGCCTGCTCGGCCGGCTCCAGGAGCACATCGACGAGATGTTCAAGA CGGACTGCTACAAATCGACGCGCAGCTGCCATATGCCGGACAATGTGAGCGCCTCCAGCGGAAGCCCCCACCAGGCGTACCATCCGCCGCTGTGCCACCTGCGGGACATGCTCGGAGCCGCCTCGGCCTCGGACGTGGAGCACAGTCAGGACCACAATGACGTCAAGGACCTGAGCTTCCGCAACCACCTTAACCAGCTGCAGAGGAGTCAGGCGGCGGCAGCTGTGGCCGCAGCAGCCGTAGTGGGTGCCACGGCTAACGGGGGCTCCCCAGTAGCGAGCGGGGGATTGGACAAATTGCCAATGTCTAACGGAGGCTCTTCCAGTGGAGGACCAGCCGATAATCTGCCGAGCAACTCCACGGCCACCGGGGCTCCTGGGGCCCCCAATGGTAATAGCAACGGAAGTagtggcggcagcagcagtagcaacGCCGCCAGTTCCACCACCCCAGCAGCTCCCGTTCCCACTCCTAAGGCCACGCCTATGGCCGCCCACCAGCAGCAACCCCACCAGGCTCCGGTAATCACCTCGACGGCACCCCATCACCACCACCTCCACACCCAGGACAGCAGCCACCACGACTTCGAGTCCTCGCGAGAGCCCATTCTACACACAGACACCTCCAACATGCACTCGCCGCCCCCGCGGGACCTACTCCTGCAACAGCACCCCCACCTGGCCCACAGCCACCACACCCAGGACAGCCTGCTGTCGGTGAGGATGCGCAACTACTCGGAGTCCTCGCACGAGGTGGagcacaacaacaactacaagtACAAAAACCACATCAAGGAGCGGTTCGTGCATGAGTTGCACGACGAGGAAACCAGCAGCGAGCACTGTCCGGTGGCGCCACACCTGCAAAGCGACCATTCCCATATGCAGGCTCTGTCGGAGCACTCCAAGGATGGAACGGAACCCGAGATCGCACCCATTATGGCCAAGAAAAGGAAGCTGGCGGAGGCAGCCGCGGCGGCCAACGGGGAGATCCCCCTAGAAGTCCACACCGATTCGAGCAACGCTGCTCCTAGAATTGACAAGCCCTCGCCGTCCTCCTTCAACTTCAGCGACCTCAAGGACATCAAGTCGGAGATACACAACGGAAACTCCAACTCGAGTCCCCTCATGGCCAAGTTGGCTGCCGGAGCCCAGCTGAGCACGCCGAGTAGCACTACGGCGCCCCTGCCCCCGCGACACTCCTTTACGGTGCCCATCTTCGCGCTTCACGGGCAGGGCAACTACTATGTGCCCCTGAACGTTGACTACAATGCCCTGGTGCCCTTCCTAAACGGAATGGATCTGCTGGAGAAGAGCTACACCAGCATGCCAGTGGTGCACCCGATCAACATCAATGTGAACTTCATGGCCAGCACCCCGTCGGCCTCTCTGCTGGCTGCCGcagccgctgccgccgccgtaGCAGCCGGAAAGCAACAGGCGGTGGTGGCCGCTGGAGGAGCTGGTGTCCCACTCTCCACGAGTTCGGCCGCTGCCCAGgcagccgcagcagccgcCGCCGCAGTGGCTAAGGCCAAACTAGAGCAGGCCATCAACCAGGGATGGTGA
- the LOC6500313 gene encoding transcription factor cwo isoform X1 — protein MEPYWSEANGHAAHPVKYESEAAVSSFPYCTESSLNFSTSATAYSEDDAEYATGRRNKTSRQDPLSHRIIEKRRRDRMNSCLADLSRLIPPQYQRKGRGRIEKTEIIEMAIRHLKHLQSECQHKESDYRSGYMDCMKEAAKFLYDIHMQDFCHRLLGRLQEHIDEMFKTDCYKSTRSCHMPDNVSASSGSPHQAYHPPLCHLRDMLGAASASDVEHSQDHNDVKDLSFRNHLNQLQRSQAAAAVAAAAVVGATANGGSPVASGGLDKLPMSNGGSSSGGPADNLPSNSTATGAPGAPNGNSNGSSGGSSSSNAASSTTPAAPVPTPKATPMAAHQQQPHQAPVITSTAPHHHHLHTQDSSHHDFESSREPILHTDTSNMHSPPPRDLLLQQHPHLAHSHHTQDSLLSVRMRNYSESSHEVEHNNNYKYKNHIKERFVHELHDEETSSEHCPVAPHLQSDHSHMQALSEHSKDGTEPEIAPIMAKKRKLAEAAAAANGEIPLEVHTDSSNAAPRIDKPSPSSFNFSDLKDIKSEIHNGNSNSSPLMAKLAAGAQLSTPSSTTAPLPPRHSFTVPIFALHGQGNYYVPLNVDYNALVPFLNGMDLLEKSYTSMPVVHPININVNFMASTPSASLLAAAAAAAAVAAGKQQAVVAAGGAGVPLSTSSAAAQAAAAAAAAVAKAKLEQAINQGW, from the exons CGAAGCAGCTGTCTCCAGTTTTCCTTATTGCACAGAATCtagtttaaatttttcaacatccgCCACGGCATACAGCGAGGACGATGCTGAATATGCCACCGGAAGACGTAATAAAACATCGAGg CAAGATCCACTCTCCCACCGCATCATCGAGAAGAGGCGTCGCGACCGCATGAACTCCTGCCTGGCGGACCTCTCCCGCCTCATCCCGCCGCAGTACCAGCGCAAGGGGCGCGGCCGCATCGAGAAGACGGAGATCATCGAGATGGCCATCCGGCACCTGAAGCACCTGCAGAGCGAGTGCCAGCATAAGGAGAGTGACTACCGCAGCGGCTACATGGACTGCATGAAGGAGGCGGCCAAGTTCCTCTACGACATCCACATGCAGGACTTTTGCCACCGCCTGCTCGGCCGGCTCCAGGAGCACATCGACGAGATGTTCAAGA CGGACTGCTACAAATCGACGCGCAGCTGCCATATGCCGGACAATGTGAGCGCCTCCAGCGGAAGCCCCCACCAGGCGTACCATCCGCCGCTGTGCCACCTGCGGGACATGCTCGGAGCCGCCTCGGCCTCGGACGTGGAGCACAGTCAGGACCACAATGACGTCAAGGACCTGAGCTTCCGCAACCACCTTAACCAGCTGCAGAGGAGTCAGGCGGCGGCAGCTGTGGCCGCAGCAGCCGTAGTGGGTGCCACGGCTAACGGGGGCTCCCCAGTAGCGAGCGGGGGATTGGACAAATTGCCAATGTCTAACGGAGGCTCTTCCAGTGGAGGACCAGCCGATAATCTGCCGAGCAACTCCACGGCCACCGGGGCTCCTGGGGCCCCCAATGGTAATAGCAACGGAAGTagtggcggcagcagcagtagcaacGCCGCCAGTTCCACCACCCCAGCAGCTCCCGTTCCCACTCCTAAGGCCACGCCTATGGCCGCCCACCAGCAGCAACCCCACCAGGCTCCGGTAATCACCTCGACGGCACCCCATCACCACCACCTCCACACCCAGGACAGCAGCCACCACGACTTCGAGTCCTCGCGAGAGCCCATTCTACACACAGACACCTCCAACATGCACTCGCCGCCCCCGCGGGACCTACTCCTGCAACAGCACCCCCACCTGGCCCACAGCCACCACACCCAGGACAGCCTGCTGTCGGTGAGGATGCGCAACTACTCGGAGTCCTCGCACGAGGTGGagcacaacaacaactacaagtACAAAAACCACATCAAGGAGCGGTTCGTGCATGAGTTGCACGACGAGGAAACCAGCAGCGAGCACTGTCCGGTGGCGCCACACCTGCAAAGCGACCATTCCCATATGCAGGCTCTGTCGGAGCACTCCAAGGATGGAACGGAACCCGAGATCGCACCCATTATGGCCAAGAAAAGGAAGCTGGCGGAGGCAGCCGCGGCGGCCAACGGGGAGATCCCCCTAGAAGTCCACACCGATTCGAGCAACGCTGCTCCTAGAATTGACAAGCCCTCGCCGTCCTCCTTCAACTTCAGCGACCTCAAGGACATCAAGTCGGAGATACACAACGGAAACTCCAACTCGAGTCCCCTCATGGCCAAGTTGGCTGCCGGAGCCCAGCTGAGCACGCCGAGTAGCACTACGGCGCCCCTGCCCCCGCGACACTCCTTTACGGTGCCCATCTTCGCGCTTCACGGGCAGGGCAACTACTATGTGCCCCTGAACGTTGACTACAATGCCCTGGTGCCCTTCCTAAACGGAATGGATCTGCTGGAGAAGAGCTACACCAGCATGCCAGTGGTGCACCCGATCAACATCAATGTGAACTTCATGGCCAGCACCCCGTCGGCCTCTCTGCTGGCTGCCGcagccgctgccgccgccgtaGCAGCCGGAAAGCAACAGGCGGTGGTGGCCGCTGGAGGAGCTGGTGTCCCACTCTCCACGAGTTCGGCCGCTGCCCAGgcagccgcagcagccgcCGCCGCAGTGGCTAAGGCCAAACTAGAGCAGGCCATCAACCAGGGATGGTGA